AGGCGTCTGCGTCACGGTGATCGGCTTGTTGCGCTTCACTGCGATCGCGTCGATCAGCCCCTGCATGTCGCGAACACCGGAGAGACCCAGGTCGCGACGGATCAGCCGGGTCATCGACCAGGTGGCGAAGAGGATCGCCACCTGCTCCCTGAGCGAGGTCCACAGCGAGTCGGCGGACCGGTGCCGACCGTTCGGGTCCAGCGATCGCAGCTCCTGGCGGGGCGCGTGGAGGTCGGTATCGGGGTGATGGCGGGAGTTCTCATACATGACTCAGTCGACGGCCAATCTCCGCACCACCTTGCGTGCCGGGTGCGGCCAGGCGGAACGGACGAGTTCGGCGCCGACCGGGACGGTCGTCCTGTCCATCGGCACATCGTCGTTCGGCGCCTCCTGCGCGTACGCAACCACCGCGAGCCGGGGATCCCGTCGAGGACATGTCGCGGTCGACGTGCCGCTGACCGATGGATTGTTCGGAGGCACTGTCGCTCTTGCGAGTCGCCGGCTTGCCACCTGCCCGGGAGCGGCGGCAGAGCCGGTGTCGCTCGGCCGTGTGCGGGGCGCGGTGAGGGTTTGTCTCCGAGCGGCCCGGTCGTGCACCGCGGGGAATGCCACCGATCCGACCGATGACCGTCGAGGCTCCGATGTCACCGCCAGGCATCGTTCTGGCACCTTCACGGCCTCCGACAACTATGGGATGAGCCGGACCGGCACCCACGGGGGGAGGCACCGGTCCGGCCATATGATCACTATATCCGCTCTCCGGGGTAGGGGAGGAGGTATATGTCGCGGCATTGGCTCGAAGCTTTCGCTCGGCAGTGCGGCGAATGGGCCTGCGATCCGTCCCCTCGGCTCCTTGAGGCCGGGGGAGGCCCCAAGCCTCGGCTCCTTGAGGCCGGGGGAGGCCCCAAGCCTCGGCTCCTTGAGGCCGGGGGAGGCCCCAAGCCTCGGCTCCTTGAGGCCGGGGGAGGCCCCAAGCCTCGGCCCCGTGAGGCCGGGGGAGGCCTCAGGCACCAGACGCGTTCCCCTTATCCGGTTATCCGGCCTGATCCAAGCGAAAGGCCGCCCGCACCGGGGAGGCGATCGAACGGGTAGGCGCGCTCTCCCGCCCCGGCTTCGAGGACGACCACCGTCTCTCCGCGTTCCGGGCCTGGAAGTGTGACCTGGAAGACCGTTCCGCCGTCGAACAGTGCCCGCGTCCCGACACCGGACGACAGCCGTACGGCCTGTTCGCCGAATCAAGCGCTCACCCGCCAGGCAGAGCGCTAAGTCACAGGCGAGCGGTCCATCGGCACCACCGCGTACGGAGGCTCACAGGTCGATGTCGATCCGCTCCATGTCGGTGAACTCCACTCCGAGGCCCTGCGCTCGGGTGTTGTCAGCGCGGAAGTACATCTCCGCGAGGCCCTCCGCCGCGATCTGCTGAAGCCGGCGCTCGTCGGCGCCCTGCTCTCGAGCGGTGAAGAGGCGGTCCGCCCAGCGGGGCGGCAGGGCCTGGGTGATGTCGCGGATCCGGGCGTCGTCGGTCGTGCCCGGTGCGGCGGTGAAACCGAAGCGAGCCCGGGTCGAGACGACCACCCCGTCCGTTGACGATGCCTTCTTCCGGGCCTTGGCCCGGATCTGCGGCTGCCACCGCTTCTTGACCTCCCGCTCCAGCCGGGCGGCCAGCGCCGGGCGGGGCGTCTTGGCCTGCCCTGCCAGGTAGCGTTCCACCTGCCGCCGGGACATCCCGAGCAGTTGGGCGACCGCCTTCGTGCCCTTCAACTGCTTGACCAGGTATTCCATCTGCTTCCGGGCGCTCTTGGGAGCGGGGCGGGTGAACGCCCCTTCCAGCGCGCGGTCCAGGCTGCCCCCGAGCGAGTCCGCCATGACCTGTTACTGCTCCTACTCTCCGTCTCCGGCGGTCGGATCGGTCTTGATGAGGTTGGCGACGTTGACGACGCCGCCGCGTTCCTCGAACAACTCCTCCGCCCACAGGACGCTCTGCGTGCCCTGGTGCTTCACCATCCCCGGCGAGATCCCCAGCCGGAACGTGCCCGGCACCGGCTTGCCTTCCGTGGTGTGCGGCAGGACGTCCAGCGGCGACGGACCCGGCGAGGGGTACACGACCGCGTCGGTGCCGATCGCGACCGGATACAAGTCGGCGGCCGCCGTCTTCACCAGCTTGCGGTGGATGCCGATCCGCTGGTTCGCCAGCACGGCGGCCCGGATGTCGGGGCGCCACGTTTCCCGCTTCAGCGCCGGATAGGGCTCGTAGTAGGGCACCTGGCCCCGGCTGCGCTGCCGGAGCTTGCCGATTCCGCCCTTCGCCGTCGACTTGATTGCGGTCGCCAGCAGCGCCATCGTCGGGTCGACGCTCTTGGAACGGGCCATCGCGTCGAGGAACTCCTGGCCGCTCAAGTCGGTGGTGACGCCCAGGTCGGCCATGGTCGCGACGTAGGCATCGCGGAGCCGCTTGTACCAGGGGTCCAGATAGCGGCCGGTCCGGGTGCGTACATACGCCTCGATCGGTGCGACCTCGAATCCGAGTTCCTTGGCGTAGGCGAGGGTCGGTGTGGCGTACCAGGCCGGGCCTGTGGGGCGGTCGCCTTTTGGAGTGAACGGGGACGGGAGCCGGTCGCCGTCCACCGTCCGGCCGCCGACGTCCACGCGGGAGAGGTCCACATGGGACAGGTCGACCAACCAGGAGCCCGGCAGCGACGGATCGAACTTCGGGTTGCCGCTCATGCGGGTCGGCCCGTTCAGCCCGACCGTGAGCCCGTTGGCCGCCGCGGCGAAGGACATGTTGACGTCGACCGCGACCAGGAACGGGTTCATGCACTCCTCATCGGTCAGCGGCCGGCACCAGTCGTAGGGCTCCTCCATCAGCATCTCGGCGGGGGTACGCAGATGGTGCCGGGCGAACTTCCCCTTGAGGATGGGGTGTTCGTCGGGGACCTCGCACTCCACCACCTCGTACAGGGCGGTGAGCGCGTCCTCGTTGAAGGCCGGTCTGAACTCCCCGGTGGCCTCGTCCTTCTGTGCGCGGGTCGGCGGACGCAGCGCTGTCATCAGCTCCAGACCGGTCGTCGCTGTGGTGCCGCGCGGTGTCGTGACCCGTTCCGCGTACGTGCCGAGGTAGCGGGCGAGGTCGGCCGGGTGCATCGTCGGCAGCCGTGGGTCGTCCTTGCGGTCCCACTCGCGGGCGTCCAGGGCGTTCCAGGCCGGGACGCACAGTTGGACGCAGCGGCGTTTGGAGCCTTCGGGCTCGCGATAGATGCGTGCCCACGCCCCGAACCCGCGCTGGGTCAGCCGGAGCCCGGCCCGATGGATCTGCTTGACCACCTTGTGGCTGTCCGTGAGTCGTCCGGCGCGTCGTTCCTCCCCGGACAGAGCGGCGGGCAGTCCGTAGCGCTCCAGCGCGGACGGAGTCAGGACCAGCACCGGATCGGCGTCGTGGCCATTGCGGTGCAGTCGGGCCATGCCGAGTCGGGCCTCGGCCAGCGTCCAGTCCACCAACGCCGGGATCGACTTGGCCGGCACGTCCAGGACCAGGCCGCCGACGCAGTAAGCGGACACCTGCCCGGAGCTGTCGACATCGACCACGGCGAGTGGACCGTTCTCGAATCGTGGGTCGGTGCCGCCTGCCGGGGGCCCGTCCGGGTCCGGGAGCGCCTTCCGTGCGCCGGGGCGGCGTGGCACCGCCGACGGTCCGGCGGTGCGCCCGGGCCGTGGCACGGCTGCTGCGCCGGCTTCGGCGGAGGTCGGAACGCTCCGGCCGTTCTCGGATGCGGCCACGACCGTCGGATCCGAGAACGGGGAACGCGTCCGCGCCGATGCGGGTGTGTCGGGGAAGGCGGACGGCGTCGTGATGTCCTGGACCGGTGAGGCCGAGTCGTCCTGGGCGGGGTAGAGCTCCGCGAGCTTGTCCAGGAGCCGGGCGTACGCGTCCCGCTCGGGCGGGCGCGGCTCGGTCTTACCGGCCTCCAGCCGCTGACCGTGGCCCGGCGCACCTTCAGTGCCGTGGCCACCTCGTCGATCGTCAGACCGTGCGCGGCACGCAGCCGCTTGCGCTCCGCCGGCGGAGGGAGGGCAGCGCGGGACGCGACCAGTGCGTCGACTGCGTCGAACAACTCGGACATGCGGTACCTCCGAATCCCGCACCCTACCCCACGTAACGTACGAATGGCGTACATTGCGCGTGCGGGCATCGCTCTTCTTGAGTGTGGTCGTGGTGACTACTTGAAATACGCACAGTTCCGCGGAGTCCTGAACCGCAGGGGCCTTACCGCCATGGAGGCCAGTGGTCAGCGACGCCGCGCAGGAGGCGGTTGCTCGGCGAACGAGGAGCGGTAGGCGCGCGGGCTGACCGCCAGGCGGGATGCGAAGTGCTGGCGCATGGTGACTTCGCTGCCGAAACCGGAGCGTCGGGCGACCTCGGGCATGGGCAGGTCGGTGCGTTCGAGGAGCTTCTGCGCCGCCGCGATTCGATGGTCCAGAAGCCAGCGCAGCGGGGTGGTACCGGTGGCTGCCGTGAAGTGCCGGGCGAAGGAGCGCGGGGACATTCCGGCGCGGGCGGCGAGCGAAGAGACGGTCAGCGGCTCGTCGAGATGCGTCAAGGCGAAGGTGCGTACCTCGGCCAGCGCGTCCGCGTCGTGGGAGGTGTGAGCGGTCGGGAGTTCGACGAACTGGGCTTGAGTGCCGGTCCGGAACGGCGCGGTGACCATGGAGCGGGCGATGGTCGCGGCTGCCTCCGCGCCGTGCGCGGCGCGTACCAGATGCAGGCACAGGTCGATGCCCGCGGCGGTGCCGGCGGAGGTCCACAGATTGCCGTCCTCGATGAACAGTGCGTCCGGCTCGACCCGCACCTTTGGGTGGCATTCCCGCAGGACATCGGCCAGCGCCCAGTGGGTCAGCGCCCGGCGGCCGTCGAGCAGCCCCGCCTGGGCGAGTGTGAACGCGCCGCCGCACAGTGCGGCGATGGTGGTGCCCCGTGCATGGGCACGCCGCAGCGCCGCGAGGACCGGTTCGGGTGCCGGGGTGACATGGTCGTCCAGGCCCGGCACCAGGATCAGCTCCGCACGAGGCAGCCAGGCGAGGGTGCGGTCCGGTGCGAGGGTGAGCCCGCCGCGCATCGGCACCGGCTCGATCGCTGCCGCCACCCGGCGCAATTCGAACTCGGGAAGCCCCTGGCCGGTGCGGTCCGCCCCCCACACTTCGGTGATCACCGAGACGTCGAAGGCGCGGATACCGGGGAAGGCGAGCAGCGCGATGCGGTGAGCTGGTACCGGTCGGGTCATTCTGGCAGTAAACCATCGATCGCTGTCCTCCCGCCCTCTGTGAGCGGGCGCCACGGGGCAGCAGGATCGTGGGCATGGAGATCACACAGAACGCCGCGCTGGTGGTGGTGGACGTGCAGAAGGGCTTCGACGATGCGGAATTCTGGGGAGCACGCGACAACCCGGCAGCGGACGGGAACATCGCCTCGCTGATCGAGGCCTGGCAGGAGTCGGATCGGCCGGTCGTCTTCGTACGGCACGACTCGGACGAGCCCGGCTCGCCGCTGCGGATCGGCTGCGAGGGCAACGATTTCAAGGAGTACGTCGAAGGGAGGCGCGGCAAGGGCCGAGGGCCGGAGCTGCTGGTCACCAAGTCCGTGAACTCGGCGTTCTACGGCACTCCCGACCTTGACGCCTGGTTCAAGGCGGCCGGCGTATCCCAGGTCGTGCTGGCCGGCATCCAGACCAACATGTGTGTGGAGACCACCGCTCGCATGGGCGGCAACCTCGGCTACGACATGCTGGTCGCCCTCGACGCCACCCACACCTTCGATCTGACCGGGCCGAACGGCTGGCACCTGACAGCAGGCGAACTGGCCCGGGCGAGTGCCGTCTCGCTGCACGGTGGCGGTTTCGCCCGCATGGTGACGACCGGCGAACTGGTGACCGCCGTCCGCTGCTGACACCTCAGGGTGCGTGACGGCGTTCACATCGGCATGACGGCATCGCATGACGTCGGGCGATGCCGTCATGCCGATGGATTCCGGCCGCTCAGGGGAGATCGGCGCCCGGCTGTCCGCAGACGCGGGCGGCCATCAGGGCCCCCTGGTTCAGCATGGCGCGTGCCTGCCGCGAGGTGATCTCGGCGGGCGCCCGGCGTCGTAGCACGCCCTCCCGGGACAGGCGGGCCAGGATCGCGGCCACGAAGGCATCGCCGGCGCCGATGGTGTTGACGACCTCGGCACTCACGGCCGGTACCGACACCCCCTCCTCGAGCGGCAGGAACACACTGCTGCCCAGGGCTCCCCGGATCAGGACGATCAGGCGGCCTTCGGCGGCGAGCTTGCGGCAGGCCACTTCGGGAGCGTGGTGGGGTCAGAACTGGACGGCGTCCTCATCGCTGGTCTTCACGATGTGCGCGAGCTCGCACAGTTGTCGGAGCAGGTTGAGGGAGCGGGCGTGGTCGGCGCCTCGCACCTGCCGGACAGTAGGGTCAACCGCGAGTGCGGATTGGGCCGCTGCGGCGCGTGCGGTGGCCAGGATCGAGGCCGCGGCGCGGTCGACCACGGCGGCCGGGCCGCCGGCGTACACCGCGCAGAAGCGGTCGAGGTCGTAGATGACCGGATTGGCCTGGAAGGTGGCGGTGCGCTGGTGGTAGAACTCGTAGCGGTTGGTGCCTGGGAGTTGCCGGTGGCGTCGATCACGAAGTCCCAGCCGTCCGGCTTGTCGAGATCGTCGGCGCGGGCCGCGCTGCGGCTGCAGCCGAGTTCGGCGGCCGTGGCCAGACGCGAGGGGTTGACGTCGAGCACGTCGACGGAGGCTGCACCGGTGGGCTTGGCCAGTTCCAGCATCATCAGCCCCATGGTTCCGGAGCCGTAGATGAGCACCTCGGCGCCCAGGGTGCTGTCACTGAGCACGTCGTAGCCGCGGATCGCGCAGGACAGCGGTTCGATGAGGACCGCGTCCGCCACATCGACGTGCTCCGGCAGCCGTAGGCAGCTGGCCGCGGGGGCGACGGCGAACTCGGCCGCGCCTGCGGGCGCGGTGACGCCGATGGCCTGCCGACGCTCGCAGAGGTTGCCGCGGCCGGAGCGGCACTCGTGGCAGCGCGGGGACGGGTCGACCGCAACCCGGTCGTCGACGGCGAGTCCGATGACCTCGCGGCCGACGGCGACGATCTCGCCGGCGAACTCATGGCCGGGGGTGACGGGCAGGGCGGGTGCGAACCCGCCCTGGAGGATGTGCAGATCGGTGCCGCACAGGCCGGTGGCGGCGACACCGACGACCACCTCGCGCGGGCCGGGCGCCGGATCGGGCACGGTGGCGAGGACCACTCTGCCGGGCGCCTCGATGAGCGCAGCCTTCACTTGCCCGCTCCAAGGGACAGGCCCTGGACGAGTTTGTGCTGGGCAGCGAAGCCGGCTACGAGCACAGGCAGGGACACGACGACCGAGGCCGCGCACATTTGGGCGAGGAACAAGCCCTGGCTGGTCACGAATCCTGTGAGGAAGACGGGTGCGGTCTGGGCGGTGACGCCGGTGAGGACCCGTGCGAAGAGCATCTCGTTCCAGCTGAAGATGAAGCAGATCAGCGCGGTGGCGGCGATACCGGGGCCGGTCACCTTGGGCGCCGGGGCGATGATGCGCGTGAGGACGGTCGGCAGTCGGGCCCCGTCGACCTGGGCGGCCTCGATGATGGATGGACAGCGCGTACGCCACCGGCAGGGCGAGTACGAGGACCAGGATGGTCGAAGTCACTGCTGCGGTTATCGAGTTGATGAGCGGAGGCCAGGGGCCGGCGCCGCCGCCGGTGCCGAAGAAGGTGTGGTAGCCGTCCAGGGTGAGTGGCGCGGTGAGCGACGGGGGATTGGTGGCGGCGTCCGGCTCGGAGTGCAGCGAGGCCAGCAGCATCCACAGGGCGGGCAGGGCCCGCGGCGGTTCCGTTGCGCGGGGGGTCGGGCGGGTGACCGGATGCCCAGGGACGGGTTCAACGCTGCTCCTCGGCGACCTTCTCAGCCAGGCTCTGGGCCTTCTTCAGCGCGTCGGTGACGGACTGGCGGCCGGCGACGGCGGGGTTGATCTCGTCGGACACCTTGCCCGGCGGAGCCCACCGCGCCGCCTGCGCCGCTGCAACCGGCGAGTGCAGGTCTTCGCCCCGGGCGGCCGTGTCCGCAGTGGCACCGCCGCCACGGTGGACCACTGGGCGACTCGGATGCTTTCGGGCTTCGTCATCGACTTGGCCTACGTCGGGGCCAACGGCATCAGCCCCACCTACGGCCTCACGACGCCGGACCCCGCGGTGGCCGAGGCCAAGGCTCGGGCGATCGAGCGCGCATCGTGGCCTCGGTTCCGGCCCGCCCCTGACGTACCGTCCGGAAGCGTGGTGTCGTGCCGTGCCGCGGACAGGGGACGGACGGGCACGCAGCCGGTCGCGGAACGTCGGTCGAGCGTCCGGCCCGGGCGGTGGGCCGCGAGCGAGCGAGTCTCCCGCTCGGCCTGCTGCGGCATTTGCTGCCTGCGTCAGGCCCTGGCGACCGCGTTCACCGGTCGTCGGTGTCGCAATGCAACCTGGCCCGGGGAGGGCGAGCGTGCCGACGGTCAGGTCCTGGAACCCTCCCGGCCACAGGTCCTACGCGTCGACACCGCCTCCCCCTTCGGCCGGGTCGAGGGAGTCGACGTCCTCCATGAAGCTCAGAATCCGGGCGTTGACGACGTCGGGGTGGTCGATCTGCGGGCCGTGGCCCGTCGCCGCGATGATCTCGGCGCGTGCTCCCGGGATCAGCCTCGGTGCTCGTTCCAGTTGCCGCTGCGGGTGCAGCAGCAGGCTGCGCTTGCCCATGATGAGGTAGAGCGGGGTCCGAATGGAGCGCAGTGCGTCCTCGCTCAGCGGCAGCGGCGCGGGGCGGCGAATCCGGAAGGCGCGCGCGCCCGCCTGGATCCACGTCCGCAACTCGGGGACTGCGATGACCGGTTGCTCCAGCCAGGAGGCGAGGCGCGGGCGCAGTGCCCTGGGGGCGAAGCTGGCGAAGAGGCTGACGAAGATCCATGTGAAGAAGCGCAGGCCGACCTTCTCCAGACCGCCGGGGTCGAGGGCGGTGACCGACGCGAGCCGCTCGGGCCGGCGGTGACTCATGTTGAGCACCAGCCAGCCGCCGTACGAGGAGCCGACCAGGTGGACCCGTTCGAGGCCCAGTGCGTCGAGTGCCTCGTCGAGCCACTGGGCGGCGCGCTCCGGCTGCCACATGGGCTCGCGGTGCACGCTGCGCCCGGCGTCGCCTGGGGTGTCGAGCGCGTAGACGGGGCGTTCGGCGCTGAGCGCGGGGGTGTTGGGGGTACCACATCGCCGAGCAGGAGCCCGCCCCGTGGATCAGGACCACCGGTGTCCGGGACTCGGCGGCCGGGTCGGCGGGGCCGTACCGGTACACGTGCGTGGTGCCGAAGCTGGTCTCGACGTCCCTCTCGGAGCGTGCGGGCGCGCCCATCGCGTAGACGGCGTCGCATGCGGCGAAGTAGCGGTCGCGCAGCCTGTCGCTCACATAACGGCCGACATCGCGGCGCACACGAGTGGTGTTCTCGGGCACGGGGCACCTCCAGAGGGATTCGTTCTTCATGATACGAATGTATCATGAAAATGATACGGCGGTACCATGAAGGAGTCCGGGGCCAGCCGGACGCGACCCCAACACGACGGGCGGAGACACCGGCACATGCCAAAGCGCGTGAACCACGAGGAACGGCGTGCCCAGATCGCCGAGGCGCTCATCCGGGTCGCGGGGCGCCGAGGGCTGCACGCCGTCGGCATGCGCGATGTCGCCGCAGAGGCCGGTGTGTCCCTGCGGCTTGTGCAGTACTACTTCGAGACCAAGGAAAAGCTGCTCTTCTACGGGCTCCAGCACCTGACCGAGCACTTCACCGCGCGGGTGGGTGCTCGGCTGGGCGCGGCCGGTACCGACCCGGGCCCCCGCGCGGCCATCGAGGCGCTGCTGCTGGCCTCGCTCCCCACCGATGAGGAGAGTCGCACCTTCCATCTCCTCTACAGCTCCTACTCGATCCTGTCCGTGACCGACGAGGCGCTTGCCGCCCAGCCCTTCATCGACAACCCCGACGCTGCCGAGAACGCCCTGACCGGCCTGCTCCGACAGGCCCAGGCGGCGGGCCTCGCCGATCCCGGTGTCGACGTGCGCACGGAGGCGATCAGCCTGCTTGCGATGGCGGCGACCATGGGCACCAGCATCCTTGTGGGCCAGCGCGGCCCGGAGTCCGCCATCGCGGTGCTCCGGTACCACCTCGACCGGATTCTGGAGCCGGTCGAGCCGCCGACGCTGGGGTAAGGCACGAATTTTGCTCGCAGCTGCGGGGCTTGTGGCAGATGCACGGCATTCGCACTGCAGGAACCGCGGGTCGACGACTGCCCCGAAGCGTCCATGGGGGAGCGGCCGACCGCCCGGTGCCGGTGTACCCACGCCCTGAAACGCCCTCGGCTGGGGTACCACCTCATCCGGCGCCCTGGACGGTGGGGCGCTGCGCACCGCGACCGTTCCCGTGGCGGCTGACTCCTCCTGCGCCACAGCCGACTCGTACGGTGATGCGTACGATCCCCAGCAGTACGCGTGCGCGGGCGATCTCACCCGCGGAGGCGTCGGCACCTGCGAATTCGACAGCGGCACACCGCTGGTTGTCGACGGAGTCCTCGCAGGCGTCACTTTCTGGGGCATCGGCTGTGGCAAGCCGGGCCTCCCCGGTCTCTACACCCGCGTCAGCACCTTCGCCGCGGAGCAACGCCCAGCTCGCCGGCTAGTACGACGCACCCGGCCGCGGAAGTCGATGGATGACCGCAGGCGAACGAGCCCCGCGGCCGCATGCCCCCGCATCTGCCCGCGGCCCGTGAACAACAGCCGTGTTCGCGGGCCGTGAGCGCAACCGCTCGGGCCGGATCACCAGGTGGTCGATGCGCTCTTGTCTGTCGGCAGCAGCAGCCACAGAGCCAGGTACAGCAGGACCTGTGGGCCCGGCAGCAGGCACGACACCAGGAAGATCACCCGCATGGTGGTCGCGGAGGTGCCGAAGCGCCGCGCGAGTGCCGCGCACACTCCGCCGATCATCTTTCCGTCACGGGGGCGGGCAAGTGCGGCCATGGTGGGCTCCTTCGCGAGTCCTTCGTGGGAGTCACTCCTCTGTGCTCCCGATGTCTCGATACTCGCCCGAAGCGATGGGATGAAGCATCGCTCTGCAGTGCGATCCGAACCCTGGGAATCGTCGGGGTCAGTCCCTGAGTTCCTCCTGGCGGAGCAGGGGCCGCGCTCATCCCCGGTCCGTCCGCGACCCCCGGCAGGCGCGCGCTCTCGGGCAGCCCGACTCACACCACAGCGGCTTTCGATGCTCAGTCCTACAGTTCCCGCAGCGGCCGGTGCCGAGGTCGACATGCCCGGTCCACGTGCTGCCGTCCCCGATCAGGGTGCTGGGAGCGCAGGCGTCGCCAATGGCAGACCGCGAGCCAGTCGACGGGCGGGGTGTCGGTGGGTGCTCGTCGAGCGTGGCGCTCGACGAGCACCCACCATCGGAGACCCGCCGATGCACAAAGTCGATGATGCGTCGTCCGGCGTCCATGCGGCCTGGACGCCGCCGTTGCGAAGCCGCATGATGCGGTGTCGGGCGTCTTGCGATGACCTGTTCGCACTCGGCGAGTCGGCGAGGCACGTGCCGGGAGGCGTGTAGCCATGAGTGGTGAACCGTGCTTCGGTCAGGAGACCGGAGGCGAGTGGTGCGAGGTCAGTCGACGGAACGCGCGGTCCGTGCAGACCGCGGTGGGTTGGATCTTCTGGGATCCCGTCGTGGTGACGCGCTATGGGCAGCTGGGCCTGGAAGGCGCCCAGCCGGCATCGCGCGTGCGTGCACGGTACGAGGACGGCCAAGGACCGTAGGGCCACGCAATCCGCTGGTGAGCCCGGGCGACGGCCGACGGGCACACACCGGGGAGGCGCACATCGCGTGGCTGCGTCGACTGCAGCGCCGGTTCCAGCACTCTTGGCGTGCTGTGCGCGCCAACGGCGTCTGTCGATGGCGAAATCGGGCCTCCGCCGATGCCGACCGGGCCGGTCTACCGTTGCGCACATGACTGCTTTGATTGTCGGCGGCAGCGGCTTCCTGGGAGCCGAGCTGGTCCGACAGGCGCGAGTCGCGGGGCACACCACGGCTGCGACGTACGCGACCAGGCGCGGCGATGCCGCGCAGGCCACGTGGTACCCCCTCGATCTGCGGGACGTTGGACGCCTGGACGCTCTCATGGCCGACGTACGCCCGCGCTTCGTCGTCAACGCGTCGAGTGGCAGGACCGACTGGGGGGTGACGGCGGAGGGACCCGTCCGGCTGGCGATGGCTGCCGCGAAGTACGGAAGCCGCCTGCTCCATGTGTCCAGCGATGCGGTCTTCTCCGGTGCCCGAGTCCACTACGACGAGGCCTGCCTGCCTGACCCGACCACCCCGTACGGGGCAGCGAAGGCGGCTGCGGAGACCGGAGTCCTGGCCGTGTACCCGGAGGCCGTGGTCGCCCGCACCTCGCTGATCATCGGCGATGGCGGTTCCGTACACGAGCGCCTCGTGCACGAACTCGTCGCCGGCACCCGCGACGGAGCCCTCTTCACCGACGACATCCGCTGCCCGGTGCATGTCGCCGACCTGGCCGCCGCCCTTCTGGAGCTGGCGAAGTGCGACGCATCAGGTATGCACCATCTCGCAGGGACCGACGCCCTGAGCCGTCATGAGCTCGGCGTCCTCATCGCCAGGCGGGACGGCCTGGACACCTCTCGGCTGCCCGGAGGCCTGCGCGCCCACAGCACGCTGCCAGGCGCCATCGACGTGCGCCTCGACAGCCGGGCAACCCAACGGAAGCTGAACACCACGCTCCGCGGGGCCATACAGTTCCTGTGCCTGCCCGCGTGAGCGTGACCTGCGGCATGAGCAAGTCAGGCGGGTCTTCCCGACACGTCGACTCTCACAGCCCGCACATCCCGATCTGACGGAGACGAGTCACCACATCGCGTCACTCCGTGCACCGATGTGACCGATTGCGTCGACGCGCTGAGAAGGAGTTGGCAGCACTCGGGAGTATCGCCCGGACCGGGGGCTCGACGACGGCAGTGATGTGGTCGCCATGCTCGACGCACTGTCCGCGACCCTCACACCGATGCTCGTCGTCGCCGCGCTCGGCGTACTCAACGGCGTGCTGCTCGACACCCGCGAGCGCACCCGGGAGATCGGCGTGCACGAGGCGCTCGGAGTGACACCCCGTCAGACCGTCTCCATGGTCCTCACCTCGGTCGTGCTCAC
This DNA window, taken from Streptomyces sp. SCSIO 30461, encodes the following:
- a CDS encoding PfkB family carbohydrate kinase, whose amino-acid sequence is MACRKLAAEGRLIVLIRGALGSSVFLPLEEGVSVPAVSAEVVNTIGAGDAFVAAILARLSREGVLRRRAPAEITSRQARAMLNQGALMAARVCGQPGADLP
- a CDS encoding cysteine hydrolase family protein; the encoded protein is MEITQNAALVVVDVQKGFDDAEFWGARDNPAADGNIASLIEAWQESDRPVVFVRHDSDEPGSPLRIGCEGNDFKEYVEGRRGKGRGPELLVTKSVNSAFYGTPDLDAWFKAAGVSQVVLAGIQTNMCVETTARMGGNLGYDMLVALDATHTFDLTGPNGWHLTAGELARASAVSLHGGGFARMVTTGELVTAVRC
- a CDS encoding alcohol dehydrogenase catalytic domain-containing protein, with translation MKAALIEAPGRVVLATVPDPAPGPREVVVGVAATGLCGTDLHILQGGFAPALPVTPGHEFAGEIVAVGREVIGLAVDDRVAVDPSPRCHECRSGRGNLCERRQAIGVTAPAGAAEFAVAPAASCLRLPEHVDVADAVLIEPLSCAIRGYDVLSDSTLGAEVLIYGSGTMGLMMLELAKPTGAASVDVLDVNPSRLATAAELGCSRSAARADDLDKPDGWDFVIDATGNSQAPTATSSTTSAPPPSRPIRSSTTSTASARCTPAARPPWSTAPRPRSWPPHAPQRPNPHSRLTLLSGRCEAPTTPAPSTCSDNCASSRTS
- a CDS encoding sugar nucleotide-binding protein, whose product is MTALIVGGSGFLGAELVRQARVAGHTTAATYATRRGDAAQATWYPLDLRDVGRLDALMADVRPRFVVNASSGRTDWGVTAEGPVRLAMAAAKYGSRLLHVSSDAVFSGARVHYDEACLPDPTTPYGAAKAAAETGVLAVYPEAVVARTSLIIGDGGSVHERLVHELVAGTRDGALFTDDIRCPVHVADLAAALLELAKCDASGMHHLAGTDALSRHELGVLIARRDGLDTSRLPGGLRAHSTLPGAIDVRLDSRATQRKLNTTLRGAIQFLCLPA
- the tpg gene encoding telomere-protecting terminal protein Tpg; the encoded protein is MADSLGGSLDRALEGAFTRPAPKSARKQMEYLVKQLKGTKAVAQLLGMSRRQVERYLAGQAKTPRPALAARLEREVKKRWQPQIRAKARKKASSTDGVVVSTRARFGFTAAPGTTDDARIRDITQALPPRWADRLFTAREQGADERRLQQIAAEGLAEMYFRADNTRAQGLGVEFTDMERIDIDL
- a CDS encoding helix-turn-helix domain-containing protein; this encodes MTRPVPAHRIALLAFPGIRAFDVSVITEVWGADRTGQGLPEFELRRVAAAIEPVPMRGGLTLAPDRTLAWLPRAELILVPGLDDHVTPAPEPVLAALRRAHARGTTIAALCGGAFTLAQAGLLDGRRALTHWALADVLRECHPKVRVEPDALFIEDGNLWTSAGTAAGIDLCLHLVRAAHGAEAAATIARSMVTAPFRTGTQAQFVELPTAHTSHDADALAEVRTFALTHLDEPLTVSSLAARAGMSPRSFARHFTAATGTTPLRWLLDHRIAAAQKLLERTDLPMPEVARRSGFGSEVTMRQHFASRLAVSPRAYRSSFAEQPPPARRR
- a CDS encoding PspC domain-containing protein — its product is MAALARPRDGKMIGGVCAALARRFGTSATTMRVIFLVSCLLPGPQVLLYLALWLLLPTDKSASTTW
- a CDS encoding TetR/AcrR family transcriptional regulator, producing MPKRVNHEERRAQIAEALIRVAGRRGLHAVGMRDVAAEAGVSLRLVQYYFETKEKLLFYGLQHLTEHFTARVGARLGAAGTDPGPRAAIEALLLASLPTDEESRTFHLLYSSYSILSVTDEALAAQPFIDNPDAAENALTGLLRQAQAAGLADPGVDVRTEAISLLAMAATMGTSILVGQRGPESAIAVLRYHLDRILEPVEPPTLG